Part of the Brevibacillus brevis genome is shown below.
CGAAGACCACATACAGAACCACGGCTGTTGCCGCTTCGAGCAAAAGAAACGGCAAGAGAAAGCTTTCCTGAAAAGGATCGACCAATACCATGCTGCCAAAAAATACGAAGAATAGTGTTGCGCCCAACCAGACCAAGATGGAGAAAAGCAAGGTCAAGCCCAGTTTTTGCGAGAACATCGAGACACCCCTTTTCTTTCAAGTGAGATATATGGAAGGAAGTCCTTGGAACCCCGTGATGGCGCGCACAGCGAAGCGGAACCTCGGACTTCGGATTGGCTTAGTCGGCATTCCCATGCTGGAAGAGATGCTGAAAGAAAACCCCCAGTTCTGCGAATACCTTATCCCGGTCGAATTCCGGAGCGACGAGACTTTGTACGGCCAAGCCGTCAATCAGCGCGTTTATAATCACTGCCCACGTCTCGGAGGAAACCCCCATCAACCGGTTCCCATGCGGGGAGTCGCCAGCAGCCGAACTCTCTGCCATCAATCCCTGAATCTTTTCCGACAGCACCTGATTTTCAAAGGAAAGCAGCTGTCCCAGCTCTTGCTTGATGTCCGCATTGTTAAAACTAAATACGACCAACGACAGGAACAGCCGGTGAAAAAAAGAATCGGGACTGCATCGTTCTTTCGCCGAATCGAGAGCTTCCTGGATGACGAAGTCAATATTTTGCGTATGGGACATCTCTTCCCAGGACCGAAGGCAGACGTCTTTTACCACGTCCATCATCAACTGGTTTTTGGTGTGGAAATGGTAGTAGACGGTCCCCTGCGAGACACTGGCCCCCTCCGCCACGGTTTTCAAGGTGAGTTTCTCCAGGCCGTTTTGCACGATGCAATTCTTGGCTGCTTCAATGAGCTCCTGCTTCGAAACGACGTTCGGTTTTGCCATTATTCTCAATCCTTCGCTTGTATTTACAGCAACAGTTCCCTGCTCCACCGTCCTATTTATCTATGGGAAGACATGGGCTCCCCTTGAGTCAGTTATGCGACTAACTAATAACAATATATACCATATCTTACAGAAAAGACATCACGATATCCATATCTTTCCTATAAATTTTTTGTAAAAAAAATTCGCTACGGGGCCTTGCCTTTCATCAGACTGCGTCGTCGTACACCTGCTCTTTCTGCCGCATGTTGCCAAATCAGCCATGATCCTGTGATAAAAATGGGCTTTTCTCCTCTTCGTTCGTAGACGTTTGCCCATTCTCGGCGTTAGGCATTGACATAGAATACAGGGCAGGACTCCGCATGAGTCTACCCACACAAAAGACTAATCCGCATTTATCCGCTTCGAGCCCGGTTGATTTGGCACGATCTCTATTCAAAATAAGGAGGAATCAGGATGAGTATGAGCATGAGTGCAGATCCACTTTGCCAGCAGTTTTGTTCGATATTGGGCACTCCCCCACAGGTGATAAACGGTGTTTGTACCGCGATGACCGTCAGAAAATTCGATGTCACGATTATGGGCAGGCCTTCCCGATCGGCCGTTACCGTACCCATGATGTTCACGTTTGAGTCCATGGACAAAGACGGCAATGCCCTTTGCCTGGGGGAAACCGTGATTCTCCCCGAAGAAATCAACCCGTTTATATCCGTACTTCGCTCTTACGATATTCTTGTGACCGCTCTGCACAATCACTGGCTTTTCAACAATCCAGGGATTATGTATATTCACTTTCAATCCATTGAGAATCCGATCCAGTTTGCCTATAAGGTTCGAAACGCACTGAGTGTTCTGAGGCAATAGCGGAAACGATGAAAGTGCACCTCTTCAAGTGGACATGGGGAATCCCTCCTGGGGAAAAACCGATGTGACCGTAGGGGTGCATTTTTATGGCCGTCTACGGACAAGCAAGCGTGGTCCGCTATGCTCGGTGCCCAGTGCATAACTTTTCCACGTATAGAAGACCCTAACCGGTAAACAGCGCATAGGAGATTGTCCATGGGTTTTTGGAAACAGCTGCTCAACAACAACAGGCATACCCCGGCTTCACCTGCGAACGCAAATGATTTGCCTGCCCAAGCCGTATCCTCCTGCTTGCCCGACAACACCACCTACATACGCAAAGCGTTTTTTGACACGGACGATCTGAAAATTCGCGAGGTGATGCTGGGGCCACGAAAAGGTCTGCTCCTTTATCTGGAGTCTCTTTGTGACGACAAGACCATCTCTGAAAAAATAATCAAACCGCTCGTGGAAACAGAGAAACCGATAACAGAAGAAGTTTTGATCACCATCAGTCAATACAGATACGATGAACTGACGCGTGTCGTTGACTCGATCGCAAAAGGCTATGTCGCGCTTTTCGGGGAAGGCACGGCCGAATGCTGTTTGATCAATGCGAAGGCAAATAATGAGCGAGCCGTCAACGAACCGGAAAATGAGAAAGTCGTACGCGGCCCGCACAAAGGGTTCATCGAAAACCTCGACGTGAATCTGCAGATGGTCCGCAAGCTGATTGCAAGCCGGCATTTGGTCATACGTTATTATGAATTGGGATCAGAGACAAAAAGCCGCACAGCCATGGTCTACCTCCAAAATCTGGCGAACCCCAGCCTTGTTCAAGAGGCAGATCGCAGGATCCGCAGCATTTCCGTTGACAGCGTGGCGTATTTAGGGATGATCGAAGAAAACCTGGAAGGCCGCTCCTATAGTCCGTTTCCGCAATTGCTTACGACGGAACGGCCAGGGAGAGTAGTGAACAACCTGCTGGAAGGGAGAGTCGCTCTTTTTCTGGAGGGGCATCCGGCCGCAAACCTGTTTCCGGCCACTTTTATTGCTTTTTATCAATCTCCGGATGATTATGGGAGCCGGTCACTGACTGGTACTTTCATCCGTTTGATCCGCCTGTTCAGCTTTTTCATCGCGATCGTGCTGCCCGCCTTTTATATTGCCGTCATTTCGTTTCATTTTGAAGTCATTCCAACCGATTTGTTTCTCACATTAAAAAGCGGTGTGGAGAGGATCCCCTTTTCCCCCATCCTCGAAGCGTTAATTATGGAGCTGACGATCGAGCTGCTGAGCGAAGCAAGCATTCGGCTGCCGGGACGCGTCGGACAGACCATCGGCATTGTCGGGGGTCTGGTGATCGGGGATGCGGTCGTAAAGGCAGGTCTGGTCTCCAATGCGATGATCGTCGTAGTCGCGTTGACGGCGCTCGCTTCCTTTGTCGTGCCCAGCTATGAGATGAGCAGCGCCCTTCGCGTTCTGCGCTTCCCTGTCATGATCTCGGCCGCCTTGTTTGGTTTTCTCGGCATTGTGGTCAGTGTGACGGCGATTGTCATCCATCTATGCAAATTGGAATCATTCGGCACCCCGTATTTTGCTCCGTTGGCACCTTTTCGTTTGAAGGATTTCAAAGATGCTCTCGTACGGCTGCCTGCATGGAAGCTGAACGAACGGCCTCTCGACGCCCACCCGCAAAAGCTCCGGCAAGAGTATCCGTCAAGGGAGTGGGAAAGAGATGACGACAAATGAACAAAACCGGATCACGCCTGGCCAGCTTGCCTTTCTGATCTTCCATTCCCAGCTCGGCCAAGGCATCCTGGCCCTCCCTTATGCCGTATATTCCGTATCAAAAGCAGACGGGTGGATATCCACCTTGCTCGCCGGTGTGGGGACCCAGCTGATCATCCTCATCATGTGGGCAGTCGGCAAACGGTTCCCGTCCGCTACCTTGTACGAAATTCTGCCTCGCGTTTTCGGGAAGACCCTAGGTACCCTATTGAAGGCGGGATATATCCTGTATTTCATCCTGATGGGCGTCCTCATCGTCGATCGATTTGGCAGTATCCTGGAAAAATGGGCGTACCCCAAAACGCCCAGCTGGGCCATTTACCTGTTGATGATTGCTCTTTGCATGTATTTGGTCCGGGAGCCATTGCGGACGATCGCCCGTTTTTATGTGCTGGTGAATATACCGGTTGCCATGATGTTCGTGATCGCCGCCTATTCCTACACCAAGGCCAATCTTCTCTACCTCCTTCCGATCGGACAGGCCGGATGGACAAACATCTTCAAAGGCAGCATCGAGGCGACGGACGCCATGCTCGGGTTTGAAATTTTGCTGGTGGT
Proteins encoded:
- a CDS encoding DUF1259 domain-containing protein; translated protein: MSMSMSADPLCQQFCSILGTPPQVINGVCTAMTVRKFDVTIMGRPSRSAVTVPMMFTFESMDKDGNALCLGETVILPEEINPFISVLRSYDILVTALHNHWLFNNPGIMYIHFQSIENPIQFAYKVRNALSVLRQ
- a CDS encoding TetR/AcrR family transcriptional regulator: MAKPNVVSKQELIEAAKNCIVQNGLEKLTLKTVAEGASVSQGTVYYHFHTKNQLMMDVVKDVCLRSWEEMSHTQNIDFVIQEALDSAKERCSPDSFFHRLFLSLVVFSFNNADIKQELGQLLSFENQVLSEKIQGLMAESSAAGDSPHGNRLMGVSSETWAVIINALIDGLAVQSLVAPEFDRDKVFAELGVFFQHLFQHGNAD
- a CDS encoding GerAB/ArcD/ProY family transporter; this encodes MTTNEQNRITPGQLAFLIFHSQLGQGILALPYAVYSVSKADGWISTLLAGVGTQLIILIMWAVGKRFPSATLYEILPRVFGKTLGTLLKAGYILYFILMGVLIVDRFGSILEKWAYPKTPSWAIYLLMIALCMYLVREPLRTIARFYVLVNIPVAMMFVIAAYSYTKANLLYLLPIGQAGWTNIFKGSIEATDAMLGFEILLVVYPFVEGGSKEIVKAASIGNALSTLLYTFMVLTSLAFFSPPVMALVPEPVLYMLRALTFELAERPDLYFLTIWMVVVTTAIMSNMFMAATGIARMFGAKNHRHAVTWVAILSFFLALWPQDPFQLDWLSKSIVNVSYVFTLAIPLVILVIASSPWIRNRRGVQS
- a CDS encoding spore germination protein, whose amino-acid sequence is MGFWKQLLNNNRHTPASPANANDLPAQAVSSCLPDNTTYIRKAFFDTDDLKIREVMLGPRKGLLLYLESLCDDKTISEKIIKPLVETEKPITEEVLITISQYRYDELTRVVDSIAKGYVALFGEGTAECCLINAKANNERAVNEPENEKVVRGPHKGFIENLDVNLQMVRKLIASRHLVIRYYELGSETKSRTAMVYLQNLANPSLVQEADRRIRSISVDSVAYLGMIEENLEGRSYSPFPQLLTTERPGRVVNNLLEGRVALFLEGHPAANLFPATFIAFYQSPDDYGSRSLTGTFIRLIRLFSFFIAIVLPAFYIAVISFHFEVIPTDLFLTLKSGVERIPFSPILEALIMELTIELLSEASIRLPGRVGQTIGIVGGLVIGDAVVKAGLVSNAMIVVVALTALASFVVPSYEMSSALRVLRFPVMISAALFGFLGIVVSVTAIVIHLCKLESFGTPYFAPLAPFRLKDFKDALVRLPAWKLNERPLDAHPQKLRQEYPSREWERDDDK